In one window of Bacteroidales bacterium DNA:
- a CDS encoding DNA polymerase III subunit gamma/tau, with the protein MSTNSFIVSARKYRPATFDTVVGQSSVTNTLKNAIKNNHLTQAYLFCGPRGVGKTTCARILAKTLNCFNRTENIEACDECESCKSFNESRSYNIHELDAASNNSVDDIRNLIDQVRIPPQVGKYSIYIIDEVHMLSTAAFNAFLKTLEEPPPHAIFILATTEKHKIIPTILSRCQIFDFNRIKVDDTVQYLQKISEKENVTYEADGLHVIAQKADGGMRDALSIYDQIVSYCGNHISYKSVIENLNVLDYEYYFKLTDAFLDHNVGQSFILFNEILDKGFDGHNFVSGLSSHFRDLLVCKDPVTLSLLEVGANIREQYREQAARCSVGFLFEALNICSSCDVGYKISKNQRLHVELALLRLCEIGAEKKKYDPPVNKNKAAEAGATLSAPPPKITIPSVSIKDALTSKNTPVKEQVPPVPENKQPEITPDEDIRDSIDQNFSQDDLLTVWNSYAEKYKDDEPRLHSMLMAYSPQISDGYKIIFTISNTLQRDAFQKINSDLLRYIREELKNKQIKIELSIIEKQENQKAYTAEDKFTQMSKKNPALLTFKQRFMLDFE; encoded by the coding sequence GTGAGTACAAATAGTTTTATTGTATCGGCAAGAAAATATCGTCCGGCGACCTTTGATACGGTAGTCGGCCAGTCATCAGTTACCAATACCCTAAAAAATGCCATCAAAAACAACCATCTGACACAGGCATACTTATTCTGTGGTCCTCGCGGGGTGGGTAAAACGACATGTGCCCGTATCCTGGCTAAAACGCTCAACTGTTTTAACAGGACAGAAAATATCGAAGCCTGTGACGAATGTGAATCCTGCAAATCTTTTAATGAATCCAGATCTTATAACATACATGAACTGGATGCCGCGTCAAACAATTCAGTAGACGATATCCGGAACCTGATAGATCAGGTGCGTATTCCGCCGCAAGTGGGAAAATACAGCATCTATATCATCGATGAGGTACACATGTTATCGACCGCTGCATTCAACGCATTTTTGAAAACGTTGGAAGAGCCACCGCCACATGCTATTTTCATTTTGGCAACAACTGAGAAACACAAGATCATCCCTACTATTCTTTCCCGTTGCCAGATATTCGACTTCAACCGTATCAAGGTAGATGACACAGTGCAATACCTGCAAAAGATTTCCGAAAAAGAAAATGTCACTTATGAAGCAGATGGGTTGCATGTGATTGCACAAAAAGCAGATGGTGGAATGCGGGATGCCCTTTCCATTTATGACCAGATTGTCAGTTATTGTGGTAATCATATATCATACAAAAGTGTCATCGAAAATCTGAATGTGTTGGATTATGAATATTATTTCAAACTGACAGATGCCTTTTTAGACCATAATGTCGGACAATCGTTCATTTTGTTCAATGAAATACTGGATAAAGGATTCGATGGACATAATTTTGTATCAGGCTTAAGTTCTCATTTCCGTGATCTGCTGGTTTGCAAGGATCCGGTTACATTATCCCTACTGGAAGTCGGTGCCAACATCAGGGAACAATACAGGGAACAGGCAGCACGATGCAGCGTCGGATTTTTATTTGAAGCACTGAATATTTGTAGTAGCTGTGATGTGGGGTATAAGATCAGTAAAAATCAGCGATTGCATGTTGAATTAGCGCTACTTCGGTTATGTGAGATCGGAGCTGAAAAAAAAAAATATGACCCGCCCGTAAATAAGAATAAAGCGGCTGAGGCTGGCGCAACGCTCTCTGCTCCTCCCCCGAAAATTACGATCCCTTCGGTATCCATAAAAGACGCACTTACTTCAAAAAACACTCCGGTAAAAGAACAGGTCCCTCCTGTCCCGGAAAACAAACAACCGGAAATAACTCCTGATGAGGATATCCGGGATTCCATCGATCAAAACTTTTCACAAGATGATTTACTTACGGTATGGAATTCCTACGCAGAAAAATATAAGGATGATGAGCCGCGCCTGCATAGTATGCTTATGGCATATTCTCCACAAATATCTGACGGATATAAAATAATTTTTACAATCAGCAATACATTACAAAGAGACGCATTTCAGAAAATCAATTCCGACCTGCTTCGATATATACGTGAAGAACTAAAAAACAAACAAATAAAAATTGAACTATCCATCATTGAAAAACAAGAAAATCAGAAAGCATACACCGCTGAGGATAAATTTACACAGATGAGTAAAAAAAACCCGGCATTGCTTACTTTTAAGCAAAGATTTATGTTGGATTTTGAATAA